One genomic region from Candidatus Woesearchaeota archaeon encodes:
- a CDS encoding protein translocase SEC61 complex subunit gamma has product MNEEVGQPVVSEAAPGRLGMWQQALRNYINECVRVLKITKKPTMFEFKTIVKVSALGLLLIGFIGFAVFLIAKLVI; this is encoded by the coding sequence ATGAATGAGGAAGTAGGTCAACCTGTAGTGTCTGAGGCGGCTCCCGGCAGGCTGGGAATGTGGCAGCAGGCGTTGCGAAATTATATCAACGAGTGCGTCCGCGTATTAAAAATCACGAAAAAGCCGACAATGTTTGAGTTCAAGACGATTGTCAAGGTCTCGGCCTTGGGCTTGCTTTTAATTGGGTTCATTGGATTCGCCGTGTTCCTCATTGCAAAACTTGTTATTTAG